The DNA segment TCGGCAAATGCCGGGTGGGCCAGCCAGTGGTAGCTGGCCGTGGCCACCGGCAGCAGGGCGCGTGCCATTTTGTGCTCGCCCTGGGCGCCGCCTTCAAATGCCGCCAGCCCGTGCTGGATGCACCACTGCAGCGGCTGGTAGTAGCAGGCTTCAAAGTGCAGGCAATCCACCCGCTCCAGCGCCCCCCAGTAGCGGCCATAGGCCGTGGCACCGTGCAGTGCGGCGGTGGGCGCTGGCAGGGCCAGATGCGCCAGCGTATCCGCAGCGCACGCTTCGCCATGGCGGTCGTTTGGGCCGGGTGTGGCATCCGCGCTGACCGCAATCAGGCTGCATGCCATGCGCTGGCCGCCGCGTGCTGCCACAAACAGCACCCAGTGGCCGGGCAGGTCCTGCGCCATGCGGGCGAAGAAGTCACGGTTCAGATACGGTGGGTTGCCATGCTCATGGTAGGTCTGGGCATAGCAGCGGTAGAAGAAGTCCCAGTCGGCCGCGCGGATCTGCCGCCCCGCCTGCACCTGGAACTGCACACCGGCCTGGGCCACGCGCTGGCGTTCCTGGCGGATTTTCTTGCGCTTGGCCTGCTGCAGCTGGGCCAGGAAATCATCGAAGTCGGCATAAGGGCCGCTCGTGGGGTTGCAGGCCGCTTCGGCAGGCGGGGCGTGAGGGGCCATGGAGAGGGGCGAGGACCGGTTTTGCCAGTGAAACTGCACGCCGGCGCGCGGCATCCAGCCCACTTGTTGCAGAGCGGCATGGTCTGCCGCATCCCCGAACAGCACATGGGCGGACGACAGCTGCTGTGCGGCACACCAGTCCTGCACGGCCTGCACCAGCTGCACACGCAGCGCGTCGCTGGCGGCCAGCAGCCGGCTGCCGGGCACGGGCGTGAAGGGCACGGCCACCACGGCCTTGGGGTAGTAGGCCAGGCCATGCTCGTGGTAGGCGCGGGCCCAGGCCATGTCGAACACATATTCACCCCAGGAGTGGGCCTTGAGGTACAGCGGGCAGGCGGCCACCAGTTGCTCGCCATGCGGCCCGGTGTGCCACAGGGTGATGAAGTGCGCATCCCAGCCGGTTTCCCGCACGGCGCTGCCGCTGTCCTGCATGGCTGACAGGTAGGCGTGGCGCATGAAGGGGGTGGGGGTCATCTGCAGTGCCAACAGGGCATCCCAGGCCGTTGCTGCAATCTGCTGCACGGAGGTAAACACGCGGGTGATAATGGGCTTTTCAGTCATGCGGGGCGCAGGCAGGGTCTCGTTCCGCACAGTTTATGCAGGCCGCTTCGGCCCCAATGCCTTCCATGACGCTTTCTATTCGCATCGCCCAGCTGAATTTTGTCGTGGGCGATCTGCCCGGCAATGCCCAGAAAATCATCGATGCCGCCACCCAGGCCTATGCCGACGGTGCGCAGCTGCTGCTGACGCCCGAGCTGGCACTGAGCGGCTATGCGGCCGAAGACCTGTACCTGCGCCCGGCCTTCCAGGCGGCTTGTGACCGCGAACTGGAGCGCATCGCCCAGGCCACGCTGTCCTGGCCGGGTCTGGCGCTGGTGGTGGGGCACCCCACGGTGGTGGACTACCCTGAAGAGCGCCGCCGCTACAACACTGCCAGTGTGCTGCGCAGCGGTGTGGTGGAACGCAGCTACCACAAGCAGTGTCTGCCCAATTACAGCGTGTTCGACGAGCAGCGCCACTTTGTGCCGGGTGACCGCAGCTGTGTCATCGATCTGGCCGGCGTGCGCGTGGGCCTGCTGATCTGCGAAGATGCCTGGCAGCCGGCACCCGCCATGGCCGCCAAGGCCGCCGGTGCCCAGTTGCTGGCGGTGCTCAATGCGTCGCCTTTCCACCACCACAAGCAGCAGGAGCGCGAGCGCGTGCTGGGCCAGCGCGCCGCCGAAACCGGCTTGCCGCTGGTCTACGCCCATCTGGTGGGGGGGCAGGATGAACTGATTTTTGACGGCGGCAGCGTGGCGGTGAGCGGGCAGGGCTCCGTGGTCGTGCGCGGGCCCTCGTTCCGTGAGAGCCTGGTGGCCCTGCGCGCCACGGTGGTCCAGGGGGCGGTGGAGCTGGCAGGCGACATTTGCCCGGAGCAGACGCCCGATGCCGCCCTGTGGGATGCCCTGGTGCTGGGCGTGCGCGATTACCTGGGCAAAAACCGTTTTCCCAGCGCCGTCCTGGGGCTGTCCGGTGGTATCGACTCCGCCCTGGTGCTGGCGATTGCCGTGGACGCGCTGGGCAAGGACAAGGTGCGCACGGTGATGATGCCTTCGCCCTACACGGCCGACATCAGCTGGATTGACGCCCGTGACATGGCCGAACGCCTGGGCGTGCGCTATGACGAAATCGCCATCGCACCGCAGTTCGAGGCCTTCAAGGCAGCACTGGCCAGCGACTTTGCCGGTCTGGCAGAAGACACCACCGAAGAGAATCTGCAGGCCCGCATTCGCGGCACGCTGCTGATGGCCTTGTCCAACAAGCATGGTTCCGTGGTGCTGACCACGGGCAACAAGAGCGAAATGGCCACCGGCTACTGCACGCTGTATGGCGACATGGCGGGCGGCTTTGCCGTGATCAAGGATGTGCTCAAGACCCGGGTGTTCGACTTGGCGCGCTGGCGCAATGCCAACGACCCTTACGGCACCGGTGCCAATCCGATTCCGGAACGCATCATCACCCGCCCGCCCAGCGCCGAGCTGCGCCCGGATCAGAAGGACCAGGACAGCCTGCCATCGTATGAGGTGCTGGATGCCATCATCGTCCGCTACATGGAAAATGACGAGCCTATGGCATCCTTGGTGGCCGACGGTTATCCTGCTGCGGATGTGGACCGGGTCACGCGGCTGATCCGCATCAACGAGTACAAGCGCCGCCAGGCGCCGGTGGGCATCCGTGTTTCGCCGCGCAGCTTCGGCAAGGACTGGCGCTACCCGATTACCAACGCGTTCCGGGCCTGAAGCCCGTGGGCGCACCGCAAATTTCACAACCTAGCTCTGGAGTAATCCCACTATGAAAATGATCACCGCCATCATCAAGCCGTTCAAGCTGGAAGAGGTGCGCGAGGCGCTGGCCGAATGCGGCGTGACGGGCTTGACTGTGACGGAGGTCAAGGGGTTTGGCCGTCAGAAAGGCCACACCGAGCTGTACCGCGGTGCGGAGTACGTGGTGGACTTTCTGCCCAAGGTGAAGATCGACGTGGTGGTGGCCACCGAAGATGTGGACCGCTGCGTGGATGCCGTGGTGGCCGCTGCCCGCACGGGCAAGATCGGTGATGGCAAGATCTTTGTCACCCCCGTGGAGCGTGTGGTGCGCATCCGCACCGGTGACCTGGACAACGCCGCCATCTGAGCCGGCGGCCTTTCCCGGCCAGCGGGTGTGGCGCTGGGCAGGCTTGCGCAGCTTTCAGCAGGGCCCATTGCTCCAGCCGGGCGCCCGCAGCGATCCCAAGCCGCGATCTCCAGCAGCGCGACCACTTTCCCATCAAAAAAGCAGCCCTGGGGCTGCTTTTTTTGTGCGGTCGGCGTGGGCGGTGGGGTCAGATCTTGCCGCGCAGGTTCTGGCTTTCGGGCGCCAGGCCCGCTTCTTCGACCAGGGCCTGCAGCAGTGCACCGATGTCGGTGCCATGGCGGATCAGGTCCATCTGCCAGGGGCCCATGAAGCCGCTGGCCACGCTGCTGTCCAGGAACTGCAGCATGTGGTCATAGTAGCCAGCGGTGTTCAGCAGGCCGATGGGCTTGTCGTGGTAGCCCAGCTGGCGCCAGGTCCAGACTTCAAAGAATTCCTCGAACGTGCCAATGCCGCCGGGCAGTGCCAGAAAGGCATTGCTGCGTTCGGCCATCATGGCCTTGCGCTCGTGCATATTGGCCACGATGTGCAGCTCGTCGCAGGCGGTGTTGGCCAGTTCCTTGTCGACCAGGGCCTGGGGAATCACCCCCACCACGCGGCCGCCGGCCTGGCGCGTGGCTTCGGCCACGGTGCCCATCAGGCCGGTGCGCCCGCCGCCATAGACCAGTTGGCCGCCCAGCTTGCCAATCCACTGGCCCACGGCAGTGGCGGCTTCGGTGTAGGCGGTGTTCTCTCCCGGGCGGGAGCCGCAGTAGACGCAGATCGAAAAAGCGGGGGTGTTGGTGGCGGTCATGCAAACAAAGCGGCGGCAAAGCGCGCGTACAAGGCAGAAACAAAAGCGGCGCCGCACAGCAGCAGGCTCAGCAGCACGGCGGCGCTGCCCATGTCCTTGGCGTTCTTGGACAGCTGGTGCCATTCCGGGCCGATGCGGTCGATGGCGGCTTCCACTGCGCTGTTGAGCAGTTCGGTGATCAGCACCAGCAGCACGGTGGCGGCCAGGAACATGCGCTCCAGCCAGCTCTGGCCCAGCCACAGCGCGAGGGGGAGCAGGGCGATGGCCAGGATGGCTTCGGTGCGGAAGGCTTTTTCCTTCCAGCCTGCGCGCAGGCCGGCCAGCGAATAGGCGCCGGCATGCAGGATGCGGGTGAGCCCGGTGCGCTGCTTCTGCGGGTTGTCAAAAGGTGTCGGTGCGGTCATGGCGTCGGGTGAAGCAAGGTGTCAGGACTGTACCGATATCAGGCGGGTTCCGGCCAGCACATCGTGCCAGAACTGGCGCTGCGGGTGAAAGCGGCTGAGCACGGCCCAGACCAGCACCCAGCCGCAGACCAGCACGGTGCTTTCGATGGCGGGCAGGTGAAACGGCGCCACGACGGCCAGCGGGGGCAGAAACCACAACCAGCACAGCGCGTAGCGGGCCAGGGCACGTACGCGGGTCAGCGGGCGGCCCTGGGGGTCGACCACCTGGATGCGCCAGGTCTTCATGGCCAGGGTCTGCCCACCGCGGGTCCAGAACCAGACAAAGTAGGCGCCAAACACCACGAACAGCACCACCTGCAGCACATGGGCGCTTTGTAGCGCCGGAATCAGCAGGCCCAGCATGCCGTGGATGAGTGCGGCAATGAAGAGCAGGGCAAACAGCAGCAGCCCTTCATACAGCCAGCAGGCCAGGCGACGGCGCAGGCTGGGGGCTTGCAGGGCCAAGGGGGAGGTGGAGGGTGGTGCGGCGGTGTTCACGGACGGCGATCAAATTCCGGGCGGCCAGCGGCAGGGCGAACCGTTACGGCGCGTGCTGGAGCGGCATGGGGCATGCTCTGCTGCAGCACCGCGTCCGTCGGCAAGCACTTCTGCGATGGGAGTGCGGGCAGGTCAGCCCTGCTTACTGCGGGGAGTGGATGGGAGGGAAGTCGGGGTGCGAGTGGCTGACGGAGGCATCTCTGTCGGTCACTTGCTCAACGGGTGCATTGTCACCCAAAGGCGGCAGGCTGATCACGGGGGCCGCCTGCGGGACCACCACCGGAGCAGTCTGCACCGGTGGGGGCGCCACGGGAGGGATCACCGGTGCCGCAGGTGCCGGCTGCTGGCGCACCGGCGGTTGGGGTGGCGGCAGCAGGATCTTGGGTGGGTTGGCCACGGTCTGCGGCGTGGTGCTGGCCGCGGGAATGGTGGCCAGCTTGCGTTTGGACTGCGGGCGCAGGGCTGTGGCGGCGCCCCGTGTCTTGGGGGCAGCTTTGGCGGCCAGGCGGCGCTTTTCCTCGGAGCTCAAAGCCTGGTAGGCATCCCACTTGGCTTGCAGATCCTCGGGCGAAAGCTGGCGGCTGGTGAAAAAGTTCAGGCGTGCCTGGTTGCGCTGCTGCACGCTCAGGCTGGACCAGGTCTGCATGCGCTGCTGCAGCTTTTCCTGGTCTTCGGGAGGCAATTGGTCAAATCCGTCGGCCAGGCTGATCCAGCGGCGCTTGGTCAGCTCGCCCATGGTGACCCAGCGCTCCTTGAGGGGAGCGAGCACTTCGCGCTGCACGCTTGTCAGCTCGTTCCAGCCGGGGCCAGAGCTGGCGCGCTGCAGGGTCTGGTGGGTGCCTGCCGACAGCGAGCGACGGGCCTTGCCGGAGGCCGAGGAGACGGACATCTCGGCCGGCACGGCGCTGGGCGCCATGCGCACCTGTGACACCACCCAGCCGCCGCCGATCGCCAGGCCCAACAACACAGCAGCCGCCACAGTGGTGGCGGCGCGGGTCAGGGTGGAGGAGGCGTTCAGTGGGCTGGTGGGCATGCAGGCAGAAAACTGGGCGTCAGTGCGCCGGGGTGGATGGGTTGCTTTGCAGGAACTGGATGAAGCCAGGGTCTGTGTAAGCGTCGGGCGGCAGGGCGTCGGTCAACAGCTCGGTGTCGAGCTCGGCCACTTCCAGGGTGGAGCTGGCATCTTGCTGCACGCCGATGAATGCAATGCCGGCCACCATGGCGGCAATGGGCAGGGCAGTGAGCGCATGGCGCAGCCACTGTGGCATCCAGCCCGACGGGCCGGTGCCCAGGGTCGCCGAGCCGTCGGCGCCCATCTGGACGCTGTGCAGGGTCGCTTCCTGTGCCGGGCGGGCGACGGTGCTGACGGCGCGCTTGCGCATGGACAGGGCCTGCTCCCGGGAGGCGCGCAGGCGCTCGGTCACGACATAGGGCAGATCGGCTTGACCGGCGCTCAGGCGTGCAGCGATCTTGCGGCCGAAACGATCGGCAACACTTTCGGTGGAGATGCTGGTGGTCATAACTCGATTCCTTTGGCCTTCAATGCCTTGCTGAGGGTCTGGATGGCGCGAAAACAGTGGGTTTTGACGCTCCCTTCGGAGCAGCCCATGGCCGCGGCCGTTTCTGCAACATCCATTTCCTCCCAGTAACGCATCAGGAAGGCCTCGCGTTGACGTGCTGGCAGTTCTTGTATCTCTTTTTCGATGCTCTGCAAAACCTGAGCGCGCTGTGTTGAATCTTCGGCGCTCTGCACGGTCTTTTGCGCAGTGTCGCTGGCATGACTTTCCAGCCAGTCGTAGCCATCGTCTTCGCCGTCGCGCTGCTCGAAGTCCCCGATGTTGGTGAACAGGGCATTGCGCGTCTTCTGGCGGCGGAACCAGTCCAGCGTGCTGTTGGACAGGATGCGCTGAAAGAGCATGGGCAGCTCTTCCGGCGGTTTGTCCCCGTAATGCTGGGTCAGCTTGATCATGCTGTCCTGCACGATGTCGAGTGCAGAGTCCTCGTCGCGCACGTGGAACACCGTGCGCTTGAAGGCACGTTTTTCCACGTCTTTGAGGAATTGGGACAGTTCTTGTTCAGTAGCCAAGGCAGGGGCCGCAAGGAAAGGCGAAGGCCGCATTGCGGCAAGGAGAAAACGTGATTATCGCATTTACATTTGAATTTTCGGCATGAACGGTACAAATGCGTGTTGCAGTGCGATAATGTTCGCTGCATTTCAAAAAGGCAAACGGGTCACGGTCCGGCGTCCACTCATGTCGCCCATGTCCTTGGTCCTAAGTCCTGAACCACTCCCACAAGGAGGCGGCCAGGGGCACCCAAGGTTTTTCGTTAGAGAAATTCACAAAGGTTGATCATGGAAATCTCCAAGGCCGAGCTGTCTTCTGCAGCGGCTGCTTCCACACAGGCGGGCACCCAGGAACTGATGGGCGCCGAAATTCTGGTCAAGGCCTTGCAGGCCGAAGGCGTCCAGCATCTGTGGGGCTACCCCGGCGGTGCGGTGTTGTACATCTACGACGCACTCTACAAACAAGATACGATTCAGCATGTGCTGGTGCGCCACGAACAGGCGGCCGTGCATGCGGCAGACGGCTTTGCCCGTGCAACGGGTGAAGTGGGCGTGGCGCTGGTCACCTCCGGCCCCGGCCTGACCAATGCGGTCACCGGCATTGCCACCGCTTACACCGACTCCATCCCTCTGGTGGTGATCAGCGGCCAGACCTCCACCAATTACATCGGTACCGACGCCTTCCAGGAATGCGACACCGTGGGCATCACGCGCCCGGTGGTCAAGCACAACTTCCTGGTCAAGGATGTGCGCGATCTGGCGGCCACCATGAAAAAGGCCTTCCACATCGCCCGCACCGGCCGTCCCGGTCCCGTGGTGGTGGACATCCCCAAGGATGTGTCCTTCAAGAAGGCGACGTACACCGGTTACCCGCAGAGCGTGGAGATGCGCTCCTACAACCCGGTGAAGAAGGGCCACTCCGGTCAGATCCGCAAGGCGCTGCAACTGCTGCTGACCGCCAAGCGCCCCTATATCTATACCGGTGGCGGCGTGTTGCTGGGCAATGCCTGCAACGAGTTGCGCCAGCTGGTGGACCTGCTGGGCTACCCCGTCACCCACACCCTGCTGGGCCTGGGGGCTTATCCGGCCAGCGACCGCAAGTTCCTGGGCATGCTGGGCATGCACGGCACCATCGAAGCCAACAACGCCATGCAGAACTGCGATGTGCTGCTGGCCGTGGGCGCCCGCTTCGATGACCGCGTGATTGGCAATCCCAAGCACTTCATGTCGGTGGAGCGCAAGATCATCCACATCGACATCGATCCTTCCTCCATTTCCAAGCGCGTGAAGGTGGATGTGCCCATCGTGGGCGACGTCAAGGATGTGCTGACCGAACTGATCGCCATGATCCGCGAAGGTGTTGCCAAGCCCGATGCGGCGGCCCTGGGACAGTGGTGGAGCACCATCGAAGGCTGGCGCGACCGCGACTGCCTGAAGTACGACCGTGGCAATGGCAACGTCATCAAGCCCCAGTACGTGGTGGAAACGCTGTGGAACCTGGCCAAGGATGCCGACGCCTACATCACCTCCGATGTGGGGCAGCACCAGATGTGGGCTGCACAGTACTACCGCTTTGACGAGCCGCGCCGCTGGATCAACTCCGGTGGCCTGGGCACCATGGGGGTGGGCCTGCCCTACGCCATGGGCATCAAGCTGGCCAAGCCCGAATCCGAGGTGTTCTGCATCACCGGCGAAGGCTCGATCCAGATGAACATCCAGGAGCTGGCCACCTGCTTCCAGTACAACACGCCGGTGGTCATCTGTGCGCTGAACAACCGTTTCCTGGGCATGGTGCGCCAGTGGCAGGAGATCGAATACTCCGGTCGCTACAGCCACAGCTACATGGATTCGCTGCCCGACTTCGTCAAGCTGGCCGAGGCCTATGGCCACCGCGGCATGCTGATCGAAGATCCGGCCCAGGTCGAATCCGCGCTGCAGGAAGCGCGCCGCATCGTGCGTGAAGAGGGCAAGACCGTGTTCCTGGACTTCCGCACCGATCCGACGGAAAACGTCTTCCCCATGGTCCAGGCCGGCAAGGGCATCACCGAGATGCTGCTGGGCGCCGACGACCTGTAAGCCCTGCTCCGGAAAACCGGGTGGCTGCACACGCAGCGCCGGTTCCTGGAGGATGGCAGCGTGCCGCTACGGCAAGCCACTTTTTATTGACGAATCTATTGTCCGCCAAGCCTGGCACTTACCGGTGTCGGGGGAGGGCGGCGAAAAGAGGAATCTGGACCTATGAAACACATCATTGCCGTGCTGCTCGAAAACGAGCCCGGAGCCCTGTCGCGCGTGGTCGGCCTGTTCTCGGCCCGCGGCTACAACATCGAATCCCTGACCGTGGCGCCGACGGAAGATCCGTCGCTGTCGCGCATGACCATCCAGACCACCGGGTCGGACGACGTCATCGAGCAGATCACCAAGCACCTGAACCGCCTGATCGAGGTGGTGAAGGTGGTCGATCTGACCGAAGGCGCCTACACCGAGCGCGAGCTGATGATGGTCAAGGTGCGCGCCGTGGGCAAGGAGCGCGAAGAGATGAAGCGCATGGCCGACATTTTCCGTGGCCGCATCATCGACGTCACCGAAAAAAGCTACACCGTGGAGCTGACCGGCGACCAGTCGAAGAACGATGCCTTCCTGCAGGCCATCGACCGCACCGCCATTCTGGAAACCGTGCGCACCGGTGCCAGCGGCATCGGCCGCGGCGAACGCATCTTGCGCGTCTAAACCCTGTATTCCTGTATCTGTGGAGCGCTGCTGACGCGGCCATGACCGGGTTGTAAGCCTGGTCGTACACAATCCCCTTTTTTCGACCCAACACCTACCCCAACAAGCAACTGGAGCCAACCATGAAAGTTTTCTACGACAAAGACTGTGATCTGAGCCTGATCAAGGGCAAGACCGTGGCCATCATCGGCTATGGCAGCCAAGGCCATGCACATGCGCAAAACCTGAACGAATCCGGCGTGAACGTCGTGGTCGGTCTGCGCAAGGGCGGCGCCTCCTGGGACAAGGTCGGCAAGGCCGGCCTGAAGGTCATGGAAGTCAACGACGCCGTGAAGGCCGCTGACGTGGTCATGATCCTGCTGCCCGACGAGAACATCCCCGAGGTGTACAAGAACAACGTCGAGCCCAACATCAAGCAAGGCGCCATCCTGGCGTTCGCCCACGGCTTCAACGTGCACTACAACCAGGTGGTGCCCCGTGCCGACCTGGACGTGATCATGGTCGCCCCCAAGGGCCCAGGCCACACCGTGCGCTCCGAATACCTGAAGGGTGGCGGCGTGCCTTCCCTGATCGCCATCTACCAGGACAAGTCCGGCAAGGCCCGTGACGTGGCCCTGTCCTATGCCATGGCCAACGGCGGCGGCAAGGGTGGCATCATCGAAACCAACTTCAAGGAAGAAACCGAGACCGACCTGTTCGGCGAGCAGGCCGTGCTGTGCGGCGGCGCGGTGGAGTTGGTGAAGATGGGCTTCGAAACCCTGACCGAAGCCGGCTACGCCCCCGAAATGGCGTACTTCGAATGCCTGCACGAGCTGAAGCTGATCGTCGACCTGATGTACGAAGGCGGCATCGCCAACATGAACTACTCCATCTCGAACAATGCCGAGTATGGTGAGTACGTGACCGGCCCCGAAGTCATCAACGAAGAATCCCGCAAGGCCATGCGCAACGCCCTCAAGCGCATCCAGAGCGGTGAATACGCCAAGATGTTCATCAGCGAAGGCCGTCTGAACTATCCTTCGATGACCGCACGCCGTCGCCAGAACGCAGACCATGCCATCGAGCAGGTCGGTGGTCAGCTGCGTTCCATGATGCCTTGGATCTCCAAGAACAAGCTGGTCGACCAGTCCAAGAACTGATCGCGCTGCACCCGCCTGCTGCCGCAAGGCAGCGGGCGATCCGGTGCACGGCCAAGCCACCTGCAAAGGTGGCTTTTTTTATGCGTATGGCAGGCTGCGGCCATGGGCTGCTGCGGGCTGCCGCAGCACGGGTACACTGCACTCCGTCGCGCGCTGCCACAGGCATGCGCCTAAAATACTATGGTTTTGATAGCTGCCCGTGAAAGCGGTTGTGGCGTAGGAGATCAGTTTGATGCAAAACGAGAACGAATCCGGCGACGCCGTGGCCGTCAAGCCGCGCAGGCTGCGCAAGGGTATTTATGTGCTGCCCAACCTGTTTACGCTGGCTGCGCTGTTTGGAGGCTTTTATGCCATCGTCATGGCCATGAACAACCAGTTCGAATTGGCGGCCGTGGGCGTGTTCTGCGCCATGGTGCTGGACAGCCTGGACGGCCGCGTGGCGCGCATGACGCACACGCAAAGCGCGTTTGGCGAGCAGATGGATTCGCTGTCCGACATGGTGTCCTTCGGCGCTGCACCGGCGCTGATCGCCTATGAGTGGGCGCTGCGCCCGCTGGGCCGCTGGGGCTGGATTGCGGCCTTTGTGTACTGCGCCTGTGCGGCGCTGCGCCTGGCGCGCTTCAACGTGAACACGGGTGTGGTCGACAAGCGCTACTTCCAGGGCATGCCATCGCCTGCTGCCGCGGCCCTGGTGGCGGGTTTCATCTGGCTGACCAGTGCGCTGATGGTGTCGCACCGCGATGTGCCCATCTTCGGTGAGGTGATTTCCTGGTTTGGCGGCTACCCCACGGACCGCGCCGACCTGTCGTGGATCATGTTCGCCATCACCCTGTTCGCCGGCCTGACCATGGTCACCAACATTCCCTACTACAGCTTCAAGGACATCGGCGGCGCCAAGAGCGTGCCGTTTGTGAGTCTGGTGGTGGTGGCCTTGCTGATCGGGGTGGTCAGCATCGAGCCTGCCACCATGCTGTTCCTGATCTTCGTGGGCTACTCGATCTCCGGCTATGTGATCTACGTCTGGCGCCGCTCGCAGGGCCACCAGGTCAGCATCGTCTCCACGTCCAAGGACGAACCGGACGAGCGCGGTCTGCACCAGGATGATTGATCGTTACCAAAAAAATGCGGCTGTGCCGTGCCAGTTGTGCTAAAGTGACTCGCATGCAAAACCTGTCGCTAGCTCTACTAATCTTCATGTCCAACGGGCAGAGCCAGTAGCGCGCGCGTACAACCACCTACTTCCACGGCCCGTCAGCACCAGCGACGGGCCGTTTTGTTTTTTGAAGTCGCTGGGAAGCAGGCCACTTTTCTTGAGTCACTAAAGAAAGATCTCTTCGATGTTGCAGAATCCCGCCACCAAATACCGCCCCTTCGCTCCCGTGCGCTTGACCGGCCGCACATGGCCTGATGCGGTGATCTCCAAGCCACCGGTCTGGTGCAGCGTGGACCTGCGTGATGGCAACCAGGCGCTGATTGAGCCCATGGACATCGAACGCAAGATCCGCATGTTCGAACAGCTGGTGAAAATCGGCTTCAAGGAAATCGAAGTGGGCTTCCCTTCGGCTTCGCAGATCGAATTCGACTTCATGCGCAAGCTCATCGAGGAAAACCGCATCCCCGATGACGTCACCGTGCAGGTGCTGACCCAGGCGCGTGAACACCTGGTGCGCCGCACCTTTGAAGCGCTGGAAGGCGTGCCCCGTGCCATCGTCCACCTCTACAACGCCACGGCCCCCGTGATGCGCCGTGTGGTGCTGAACATGAGCGAAGACGAAATCGTCGAACTGGCCACCACCAATGCGCAGATGTTCTCGGACATTGCCGCCACCTACCCCCAGACGAAGTGGACCTTCCA comes from the Comamonas terrigena NBRC 13299 genome and includes:
- a CDS encoding acetolactate synthase 3 catalytic subunit, with amino-acid sequence MEISKAELSSAAAASTQAGTQELMGAEILVKALQAEGVQHLWGYPGGAVLYIYDALYKQDTIQHVLVRHEQAAVHAADGFARATGEVGVALVTSGPGLTNAVTGIATAYTDSIPLVVISGQTSTNYIGTDAFQECDTVGITRPVVKHNFLVKDVRDLAATMKKAFHIARTGRPGPVVVDIPKDVSFKKATYTGYPQSVEMRSYNPVKKGHSGQIRKALQLLLTAKRPYIYTGGGVLLGNACNELRQLVDLLGYPVTHTLLGLGAYPASDRKFLGMLGMHGTIEANNAMQNCDVLLAVGARFDDRVIGNPKHFMSVERKIIHIDIDPSSISKRVKVDVPIVGDVKDVLTELIAMIREGVAKPDAAALGQWWSTIEGWRDRDCLKYDRGNGNVIKPQYVVETLWNLAKDADAYITSDVGQHQMWAAQYYRFDEPRRWINSGGLGTMGVGLPYAMGIKLAKPESEVFCITGEGSIQMNIQELATCFQYNTPVVICALNNRFLGMVRQWQEIEYSGRYSHSYMDSLPDFVKLAEAYGHRGMLIEDPAQVESALQEARRIVREEGKTVFLDFRTDPTENVFPMVQAGKGITEMLLGADDL
- the ilvN gene encoding acetolactate synthase small subunit, giving the protein MKHIIAVLLENEPGALSRVVGLFSARGYNIESLTVAPTEDPSLSRMTIQTTGSDDVIEQITKHLNRLIEVVKVVDLTEGAYTERELMMVKVRAVGKEREEMKRMADIFRGRIIDVTEKSYTVELTGDQSKNDAFLQAIDRTAILETVRTGASGIGRGERILRV
- the ilvC gene encoding ketol-acid reductoisomerase, producing MKVFYDKDCDLSLIKGKTVAIIGYGSQGHAHAQNLNESGVNVVVGLRKGGASWDKVGKAGLKVMEVNDAVKAADVVMILLPDENIPEVYKNNVEPNIKQGAILAFAHGFNVHYNQVVPRADLDVIMVAPKGPGHTVRSEYLKGGGVPSLIAIYQDKSGKARDVALSYAMANGGGKGGIIETNFKEETETDLFGEQAVLCGGAVELVKMGFETLTEAGYAPEMAYFECLHELKLIVDLMYEGGIANMNYSISNNAEYGEYVTGPEVINEESRKAMRNALKRIQSGEYAKMFISEGRLNYPSMTARRRQNADHAIEQVGGQLRSMMPWISKNKLVDQSKN
- the pssA gene encoding CDP-diacylglycerol--serine O-phosphatidyltransferase; this encodes MQNENESGDAVAVKPRRLRKGIYVLPNLFTLAALFGGFYAIVMAMNNQFELAAVGVFCAMVLDSLDGRVARMTHTQSAFGEQMDSLSDMVSFGAAPALIAYEWALRPLGRWGWIAAFVYCACAALRLARFNVNTGVVDKRYFQGMPSPAAAALVAGFIWLTSALMVSHRDVPIFGEVISWFGGYPTDRADLSWIMFAITLFAGLTMVTNIPYYSFKDIGGAKSVPFVSLVVVALLIGVVSIEPATMLFLIFVGYSISGYVIYVWRRSQGHQVSIVSTSKDEPDERGLHQDD